A stretch of Camelina sativa cultivar DH55 chromosome 18, Cs, whole genome shotgun sequence DNA encodes these proteins:
- the LOC104762115 gene encoding two-component response regulator-like PRR37 yields the protein MCGHVSSSTSGDNCPCFLYSESIVTPPLLHDDDHSHHHQFQPPTPLPLLMMSHNSLFSAETVSGFGYFDSCMNGGGGSSSCDSPSSMGSGGESLAMQRSVSSHNGFSGNFAPAHDYVNDDDGPVRRALSAGDLPRSSRRESSAVWSESNAIIEGMSKAYKYSPEEKKEKIEKYRSKRNLRNFNKRIKYECRKTLADSRPRIRGRFARNDEMSQQEQVDVMEAVVGDVDTWASFLDSFTANHFLN from the exons ATGTGTGGACACGTCAGCTCTTCCACCTCCGGCGACAATTGTCCATGTTTCCTATACTCCGAAAGCATAGTGACTCCTCCTCTGCTGCATGATGATGAtcactctcatcatcatcagttccaGCCTCCTACGCCTTTGCCGCTTCTTATGATGAGCCACAACTCTCTATTCTCTGCCGAGACGGTTTCAGGGTTCGGTTACTTTGATTCTTGCATGAACGGTGGTGGCGGAAGCAGCAGTTGCGACTCGCCGAGCTCTATGGGGAGCGGTGGAGAGAGTCTTGCTATGCAGAGGAGTGTTAGTAGCCATAATGGCTTTTCCGGTAATTTTGCGCCGGCCCACGATTACGTTAACGATGATGATGGGCCAGTTAGACGGGCCCTTAGCGCCGGAGATCTACCC AGAAGTAGCAGAAGAGAGAGCAGTGCGGTGTGGAGTGAAAGCAATGCAATCATAGAAGGAATGAGCAAAGCCTATAAGTACAGCcccgaggagaagaaagagaagatcgAGAAATATCGTAGCAAACGAAACCTTAGGAATTTCAACAAGAGGATTAag tATGAATGCAGGAAGACATTGGCGGACAGTAGGCCAAGAATAAGAGGGAGATTTGCAAGAAACGATGAGATGTCACAACAAGAACAAGTTGATGTTATGGAAGCCGTGGTTGGAGATGTTGACACGTGGGCatcttttcttgattctttcacGGCTAATCACTTCCTTAACTAA